From the Lepidochelys kempii isolate rLepKem1 chromosome 2, rLepKem1.hap2, whole genome shotgun sequence genome, one window contains:
- the PPDPFL gene encoding pancreatic progenitor cell differentiation and proliferation factor-like protein, with product MASVPSAGCLLAKNQYYRTRLNSESSVSSGSSSFCSDPVNFSDQEKAHHGLPELFDKCWWIKNFLHSETSASPNMSGKTSTSSVAS from the exons ATGGCATCTGTGCCTTCAGCTGGCTGCCTCCTGGCCAAGAATCAGTACTACAGAA CTCGATTGAATTCTGAATCCAGTGTTTCATCAGGCAGTTCATCATTCTGTTCTGATCCTGTGAACTTCTCAGACCAGGAAAAAGCCCATCATG GGTTACCTGAATTATTTGATAAATGCTGGTGGATAAAAAACTTTTTACACTCTGAAACATCTGCTTCTCCAAATATGAGTGGAAAAACATCGACCAGCAG TGTTGCAAGTTGA